One Tumebacillus sp. BK434 genomic window carries:
- a CDS encoding LPD28 domain-containing protein produces the protein MKYLKFKGQKVGITTDRIEDMDREADKYYYELRRDEEHPHVPYMIEDSVDEEGFWGTMVTEEPFEFNQGDFHSLTEELGLKLAEKFGLNR, from the coding sequence GTGAAATACTTGAAATTCAAAGGCCAGAAGGTCGGCATCACCACCGACCGCATCGAGGACATGGACCGCGAAGCGGACAAATACTACTACGAGCTGCGCCGCGATGAGGAACATCCGCATGTGCCGTACATGATCGAAGACAGCGTGGACGAAGAGGGGTTCTGGGGCACGATGGTCACCGAGGAGCCGTTTGAGTTCAACCAAGGCGACTTCCATTCCCTGACCGAAGAGCTCGGCTTAAAGCTCGCAGAGAAATTCGGCCTGAACAGGTAA
- a CDS encoding PD40 domain-containing protein gives MKRFRKQTGLVFLCVILLFCWTSAPVAAWQGDSLELAFIRDGKLWVKQGVQERPVTADGIASWPLWSPDGRWIAFQKRERAQDDYAQLWVYDVANGRTYPVHDRVISARWSPQGSLLAFRVDSDLLVADLRAGVLKAAQQVVPGISDYTWFPDGSGFLVSSLGQLAPTGWTSSELYKVWYSPDEEAKQVRKFYSLPNPLRFLDQEYLAIGTSGFKWSEDGKWIAFIATQTASLSADANVLCLLSADGKSFKPAAEMLAYDEWFKWAPIGAKLGVIAGSGRFSLLGKRLSLFGPPFGEGQNLTPEGRADRSFAWLNEKSLLVARSAAPKSDREPLGNAFPRVMLVDAKSGSARPLSSPPVGAGDFDPQALAGGKAMSWVRWNKKRADIWVANSDGSQAKLWVEGIGEGQMYYEHWHWDSVLSWKPVP, from the coding sequence ATGAAACGGTTCAGGAAGCAGACCGGTCTGGTCTTCCTCTGCGTGATACTCCTTTTTTGTTGGACATCGGCGCCTGTTGCTGCCTGGCAAGGCGATTCGCTAGAGCTGGCCTTTATCCGGGACGGCAAACTGTGGGTCAAGCAAGGGGTGCAGGAGCGCCCGGTCACGGCGGACGGCATCGCGTCATGGCCGCTCTGGTCACCGGATGGAAGATGGATTGCCTTTCAGAAGCGGGAGCGCGCGCAGGACGATTACGCTCAGCTCTGGGTCTACGATGTGGCAAACGGGCGCACCTACCCGGTGCATGACCGCGTGATTTCTGCGCGCTGGTCGCCGCAGGGCAGTCTGCTGGCCTTTCGCGTCGATTCGGACCTGCTGGTGGCCGACCTGCGGGCAGGCGTGTTGAAAGCGGCGCAGCAGGTGGTGCCGGGGATCAGCGATTATACATGGTTTCCGGACGGCAGCGGCTTCCTCGTGTCGTCGCTTGGGCAGTTGGCGCCGACGGGCTGGACGTCGAGCGAGCTGTATAAAGTCTGGTATTCGCCCGATGAAGAGGCGAAGCAGGTGCGCAAGTTTTATTCGCTGCCGAATCCGCTGCGCTTTTTGGATCAAGAGTATTTGGCGATCGGCACGAGCGGGTTCAAATGGTCGGAGGACGGCAAGTGGATCGCGTTTATCGCCACCCAGACTGCGTCGCTGTCGGCCGATGCCAATGTGCTGTGCCTGTTGTCGGCCGACGGGAAATCGTTTAAGCCGGCGGCAGAGATGCTGGCGTACGACGAGTGGTTCAAATGGGCGCCTATAGGCGCCAAGCTCGGCGTGATCGCCGGCAGCGGGCGCTTCTCACTGCTCGGCAAGCGTTTGTCGCTGTTCGGGCCGCCGTTTGGTGAAGGGCAGAACCTGACGCCGGAGGGACGGGCCGACCGTTCGTTCGCGTGGCTAAATGAGAAGTCGCTGCTCGTCGCCCGCAGCGCCGCGCCGAAGTCGGATCGCGAACCGCTTGGCAACGCCTTTCCCCGCGTGATGCTCGTCGATGCGAAAAGCGGCTCGGCCCGCCCGCTCTCCAGCCCACCCGTCGGCGCAGGCGATTTCGACCCGCAGGCGCTGGCCGGCGGCAAGGCGATGTCCTGGGTGCGCTGGAACAAAAAACGGGCCGACATCTGGGTCGCCAACTCGGACGGCTCGCAGGCCAAGCTGTGGGTGGAAGGGATCGGCGAAGGGCAGATGTATTATGAGCACTGGCATTGGGACAGCGTGTTGAGCTGGAAGCCGGTCCCCTAA
- the hflX gene encoding GTPase HflX, whose translation MHEIQEQQNRVERAVLVGLRLNQKDETVWTMAFQELRGLVETAGAEVVTEVVQNRGLPDSATYIGSGKLDELRAVVEELEADLVVFDAELSPKHVRNLEEALPCRVLDRTQIILDIFALRAKTREGKLQVELAQLNYLLPRLTGRGASMSRLGGGVGTRGPGETKLETDRRYIHRRLVELSRQLDEVRKHRDLHRQRRKKQDVPVIAFVGYTNAGKSTLMRKIVERYGTGSKEVAEGRNRLFDTLDTTTRQVQLPDGKTAIFSDTVGFIQQLPHSLVKAFRSTLEETAEADLIVHVVDASHPNFDVQMATVYGVLGQLDVLNRPVLTAFNKIDLVPGTWLGNDPNSTETIRLSALHGDGVQDMMEKIDDLVGVRHLIVKAEVPYKESALVARIHREGRLFAEEHREAGTYLHAEVPHAIAEELRPYLIEAAQETKLAKPAKTNEQMIFDMTDSTLQ comes from the coding sequence ATGCACGAAATACAAGAACAGCAAAACCGCGTGGAACGAGCGGTGCTCGTAGGCCTGCGCCTGAATCAAAAGGATGAAACGGTCTGGACGATGGCCTTCCAGGAACTGCGCGGCCTCGTCGAAACGGCAGGTGCGGAAGTGGTCACCGAAGTGGTGCAAAACCGCGGCCTGCCCGATTCGGCGACCTATATCGGCAGCGGCAAGCTCGACGAATTGCGCGCGGTGGTCGAAGAGCTGGAAGCGGATCTCGTCGTCTTCGACGCCGAACTTTCGCCGAAACACGTCCGCAATTTGGAAGAAGCGCTGCCCTGCCGCGTGCTCGACCGCACGCAGATCATCCTCGACATCTTCGCGTTGCGGGCCAAGACGCGCGAAGGCAAGCTGCAGGTCGAACTGGCGCAGCTCAACTACCTGCTCCCGCGCCTGACCGGGCGCGGCGCCTCGATGTCCCGGCTCGGCGGCGGCGTTGGCACGCGCGGTCCCGGCGAAACGAAGCTGGAGACCGACCGCCGCTACATCCACCGCCGTCTGGTCGAGCTGAGCCGTCAACTGGATGAGGTTCGCAAACACCGCGACCTGCACCGCCAGCGCCGCAAGAAGCAGGATGTACCGGTGATCGCCTTTGTCGGCTACACCAACGCCGGCAAGTCCACTTTGATGCGCAAGATCGTCGAGCGTTACGGCACAGGCAGCAAAGAGGTGGCCGAAGGGCGCAACCGCCTGTTCGACACCTTGGACACGACGACGCGCCAAGTGCAGTTGCCCGATGGGAAGACGGCGATCTTCTCCGACACGGTCGGTTTCATCCAGCAACTGCCGCATTCGCTGGTCAAAGCGTTCCGCTCCACGCTGGAAGAGACGGCTGAGGCCGACTTGATCGTCCATGTGGTCGACGCGTCCCACCCGAATTTTGACGTGCAGATGGCGACGGTGTACGGCGTGCTGGGCCAGCTCGATGTGCTGAACCGCCCGGTGCTGACCGCGTTTAACAAAATCGACCTCGTGCCGGGCACCTGGCTTGGCAACGATCCCAACTCGACGGAGACGATCCGCCTGTCCGCTCTGCACGGGGACGGCGTGCAGGACATGATGGAGAAGATCGACGACTTGGTCGGCGTCCGCCACCTGATCGTAAAAGCGGAAGTGCCGTACAAAGAAAGCGCGCTGGTGGCGCGCATCCACCGCGAAGGACGCCTGTTCGCCGAAGAGCACCGCGAAGCGGGCACCTATCTGCATGCCGAAGTGCCGCATGCGATCGCCGAAGAGCTGCGCCCGTATCTGATCGAAGCAGCGCAGGAAACCAAACTGGCCAAGCCGGCGAAAACGAACGAGCAAATGATTTTCGATATGACCGATTCCACGCTGCAATAA
- a CDS encoding NUDIX hydrolase, whose product MDIRWHRHFGVYGICYDEAKEALLVVEKAGGPYRGRYDLPGGSVDPGEGMLEALQREFLEETGMPVTSQQNLGAYDFLVPHEWKGTTHLHHIAVFYKVALADQEAPAGSIERVLQTGSGQELNDSFGLEWVHLGELEEDNTSPLVRKAMEWIASGRMSSETVVYESWTVLQ is encoded by the coding sequence ATGGACATTCGTTGGCACCGCCATTTTGGCGTTTACGGCATCTGTTATGATGAAGCAAAAGAAGCTTTGCTCGTCGTGGAAAAAGCGGGCGGACCGTACCGGGGGCGCTACGACCTGCCCGGTGGCTCGGTCGATCCCGGTGAAGGAATGCTGGAAGCGTTGCAGCGCGAGTTTCTAGAAGAGACCGGCATGCCGGTGACCTCGCAGCAGAATCTCGGCGCCTATGATTTTCTCGTCCCGCACGAGTGGAAAGGCACCACCCATCTGCACCACATCGCCGTCTTTTACAAAGTCGCACTGGCCGATCAGGAAGCGCCGGCCGGCTCGATTGAGCGCGTTCTGCAAACAGGCAGCGGGCAGGAGCTGAACGATTCGTTCGGCCTGGAATGGGTGCATCTTGGCGAGCTGGAAGAAGACAACACCTCGCCGCTGGTGCGCAAAGCGATGGAATGGATCGCGTCCGGACGGATGAGTTCGGAGACGGTGGTGTACGAAAGCTGGACGGTGTTACAATAA
- the glnA gene encoding type I glutamate--ammonia ligase encodes MSYTVEDVKRMAKEENVRYIRLQFTDLLGVIKNVEIPVSQLDKALDNKMMFDGSSIDGFVRIEESDMYLYPDLNTWLIFPWETEKGYKVARLICDIYMPDGTPFPGDPRSTLKRALEDAKALGFDTMNVGPEPEFFLFKLDEKGNITTEVNDQGGYFDLAPVDLGENCRREIVLTLEEMGFEIEASHHEVAVGQHEIDFKYTDAVTAADNIMTFKLVVKTIARKHGLHATFMPKPIFGINGSGMHCHMSLFQGSTNAFYDESDELGLSQQAKHFLAGILLHARGFAAITNPTVNSYKRLVPGYEAPCYIAWSAKNRSPLVRIPASRGLSTRVEVRNPDPACNPYLALAAMLQAGLDGIRRELKLVDPVNRNIYVMNEEERLENGILSLPASLKEAIDELLADEVIVNALGEHVIAHFVEAKQIEWDMFRTAVTEWERNQYLTTY; translated from the coding sequence ATGAGCTACACTGTAGAAGACGTCAAACGCATGGCCAAAGAAGAGAATGTTCGTTACATCCGCCTGCAATTCACCGACTTGCTCGGCGTGATCAAGAACGTAGAGATCCCGGTCTCTCAACTTGACAAGGCTCTGGATAACAAAATGATGTTTGACGGCTCCTCGATCGACGGCTTCGTCCGCATTGAAGAGTCCGACATGTACCTCTACCCGGACCTCAACACCTGGCTGATCTTCCCGTGGGAAACGGAGAAAGGCTACAAGGTAGCCCGCCTGATCTGCGACATCTACATGCCGGACGGCACCCCGTTCCCGGGCGACCCGCGCTCCACGCTGAAGCGCGCGCTGGAAGACGCAAAAGCGCTGGGCTTTGACACGATGAACGTCGGTCCGGAGCCGGAATTCTTCCTCTTCAAACTCGACGAAAAAGGCAACATCACCACCGAAGTCAACGACCAAGGCGGCTACTTCGACCTCGCACCGGTCGACCTCGGCGAGAACTGCCGCCGCGAGATCGTGCTGACGCTGGAAGAGATGGGCTTTGAGATCGAAGCTTCCCACCATGAAGTTGCAGTCGGTCAGCATGAGATCGACTTCAAATACACCGACGCTGTAACTGCAGCGGACAACATCATGACATTCAAACTGGTCGTCAAAACGATCGCCCGCAAGCACGGCCTGCATGCAACCTTTATGCCGAAGCCGATCTTTGGCATCAACGGTTCCGGTATGCACTGCCACATGTCCCTGTTCCAAGGCAGCACCAACGCATTCTACGATGAAAGCGACGAGCTCGGCCTGTCTCAACAAGCGAAGCACTTCCTGGCTGGCATTCTGCTCCATGCACGCGGCTTTGCAGCGATCACCAACCCGACCGTCAACTCCTACAAGCGTCTCGTTCCGGGCTATGAAGCGCCGTGCTACATCGCATGGTCGGCGAAGAACCGTTCGCCGCTGGTGCGCATCCCGGCCTCCCGCGGCCTGTCCACCCGCGTCGAAGTTCGCAACCCGGACCCGGCTTGCAACCCGTACCTCGCGCTGGCTGCGATGCTGCAAGCGGGCCTCGACGGCATCCGCCGCGAGCTGAAGCTGGTCGATCCGGTCAACCGCAACATCTACGTGATGAACGAAGAAGAGCGCCTCGAAAACGGCATCCTTTCGCTGCCGGCTTCCCTGAAAGAAGCGATCGACGAGCTGCTCGCAGACGAAGTTATCGTCAATGCGCTGGGCGAGCATGTCATCGCGCACTTCGTCGAAGCGAAGCAAATCGAATGGGATATGTTCCGCACCGCCGTCACCGAGTGGGAGCGCAACCAATACCTGACCACGTACTAA
- the fabG gene encoding 3-oxoacyl-ACP reductase FabG — protein MRLQDKTAIITGGANGIGKETAILFAQNGAKVILADFDETNGALAVEELRGLGAEAHFVKADVSSSEDVEQIVAAALEKFGRVDILVNNAGITRDGFLVKMEQEQWDQVIGINLTGVFLCTQAAAKVMMAQGSGVILNAASVVAQFGNVGQTNYAATKAGVVGMTKTWAKELGPKGVRVNAVAPGFVATNMTGKVPEKVLQAMQMQTPLRRLGQPRDIANAYLFLASDEASFINGAVLAVDGGLSF, from the coding sequence ATGCGCTTACAAGACAAGACAGCAATCATCACCGGCGGAGCGAACGGCATCGGCAAGGAGACGGCCATCCTGTTCGCACAGAACGGGGCGAAGGTGATCCTCGCCGATTTTGATGAAACGAACGGCGCGCTTGCCGTCGAAGAACTGCGCGGGCTCGGCGCAGAAGCTCATTTTGTAAAAGCGGACGTGTCCTCGTCCGAAGACGTCGAGCAGATCGTGGCCGCCGCGCTCGAAAAGTTCGGCCGCGTCGACATCCTCGTCAACAACGCCGGGATCACCCGCGACGGCTTCCTCGTCAAGATGGAACAGGAGCAGTGGGACCAAGTGATCGGCATCAACCTGACCGGCGTCTTCCTCTGCACGCAGGCGGCCGCCAAGGTGATGATGGCGCAGGGCAGCGGCGTGATCCTCAATGCCGCATCGGTCGTCGCCCAGTTCGGCAACGTCGGCCAGACCAACTACGCGGCGACCAAGGCGGGCGTCGTCGGCATGACCAAGACATGGGCGAAAGAGCTCGGCCCGAAAGGCGTGCGCGTCAACGCGGTCGCACCGGGGTTTGTCGCCACCAACATGACCGGCAAAGTGCCGGAGAAGGTGCTGCAGGCGATGCAGATGCAGACGCCGCTGCGCCGCCTCGGCCAGCCGCGCGACATCGCCAACGCCTACCTGTTCCTGGCGTCCGATGAAGCGAGCTTTATCAACGGCGCAGTGCTGGCGGTCGACGGAGGCTTGAGCTTCTGA
- a CDS encoding methionine gamma-lyase family protein, whose translation MLQLLQNPTWLSLTAKIEQKLTEQFRSIDETVVYNQAKLLQAFQEERVSDFHFASSTGYGHNDAGRETLERVYAKAFGAEAALVRPHIVSGTHAIALALYGVLRPGDELLYITGKPYDTLEEVIGVRGEAGEGSLKEFGVSFDSVPLLAGKVDYDLVVKKIKPNTKMIGIQRSAGYSWRSSFTVEEIGEMVRFVKGIKPDVVVFVDNCYGEFTERREPTEVGVDLIVGSLIKNPGGGLAHSGGYVAGRADLVHRAACRLTAPGIGAEQGAMLGTNRTLFQGFFLAPHVVGEALKGAVFAAGLFEELGLTTHPASTAPRTDIIQAVQLGSRDRLISFCQSIQAAAPVDSHVKPEPWAMPGYADEVIMAAGAFIQGSSIELSADGPIREPYIGYLQGGLTYAHAKVAVLSAVAGLKEQGLL comes from the coding sequence TTGTTGCAACTTTTGCAAAATCCGACTTGGCTGTCATTGACCGCCAAGATTGAACAGAAACTTACTGAACAGTTCCGCTCGATCGACGAGACGGTCGTCTACAACCAGGCCAAGCTCTTGCAGGCGTTTCAAGAGGAGCGGGTGAGCGATTTTCATTTCGCTTCTTCGACCGGCTACGGCCACAACGACGCCGGGCGCGAGACGCTGGAGCGCGTCTATGCCAAGGCGTTTGGAGCAGAAGCGGCGCTGGTGCGCCCGCACATCGTCTCCGGAACGCACGCGATCGCGCTGGCGTTGTATGGCGTATTGCGCCCGGGCGATGAGCTGCTCTATATCACCGGCAAGCCGTATGACACGCTGGAAGAAGTGATCGGCGTGCGCGGCGAAGCGGGGGAAGGGTCGCTGAAGGAATTTGGCGTCTCGTTTGACTCGGTGCCGCTCTTGGCGGGCAAGGTCGATTATGACCTCGTCGTCAAGAAGATCAAACCGAACACGAAGATGATCGGCATCCAGCGCTCGGCCGGCTACTCGTGGCGCTCGTCGTTTACGGTCGAAGAGATCGGGGAAATGGTGCGCTTCGTCAAAGGGATCAAGCCGGACGTCGTCGTCTTTGTCGACAACTGCTACGGCGAGTTCACCGAGCGCCGCGAACCGACCGAAGTCGGCGTCGACCTGATCGTCGGTTCCCTGATCAAGAACCCGGGCGGCGGATTGGCGCACAGCGGCGGCTATGTCGCCGGACGCGCCGACCTCGTGCACCGCGCAGCCTGCCGTTTGACCGCGCCCGGCATCGGGGCGGAGCAGGGGGCGATGCTCGGCACCAATCGCACGCTGTTTCAAGGCTTCTTCCTCGCGCCGCATGTGGTCGGCGAAGCGTTGAAAGGCGCGGTGTTCGCAGCCGGGCTGTTCGAAGAGCTCGGCCTGACCACCCATCCGGCGTCGACCGCGCCGCGCACCGACATCATCCAGGCGGTGCAGCTCGGCTCGCGGGACCGGCTGATCTCGTTCTGCCAGTCGATTCAGGCGGCAGCGCCGGTCGACTCGCATGTCAAGCCGGAGCCCTGGGCGATGCCGGGCTATGCGGACGAAGTGATCATGGCGGCCGGGGCGTTCATCCAGGGTTCGTCGATCGAGCTGTCGGCCGACGGTCCGATCCGCGAACCGTATATCGGCTACCTGCAGGGCGGCCTGACCTACGCGCATGCCAAAGTGGCCGTGCTGTCGGCGGTGGCCGGATTGAAGGAGCAAGGTCTGCTGTAA
- a CDS encoding M4 family metallopeptidase, with protein sequence MKKAVLAPVLVTALLLGTSLVPSTDATAAKDESLAQFNAKSSGALKVVYNKKGAPEFVTGVLSNQGGQDARAAVDFLDQHKAFFKMKNPKSDLKALKAETDSLGMTHIRLQQMKNGLPVENAITIVHIDTAGAVRTVNGDFNTDVDALNLDTTPLVSADQAIQSAVAAVDAPQLLESDPTSELVVYPFEGQTYVAHKVNVHFLGEHPGNWSVYVDAKSGQVIDQFNSIMDLDLHKQLDLKPASASGIGVNGAHRTLSVSHNNPGKGGTMFYLADYSIKGMDGILTYDFKNQWRSTTVRLPGELFTSRNASFHSDYERAAVDAHHSSKIVYDYYLNEHNRNSIDGKGMAIISTVHYGEQYNNAFWDGAQMTYGDGDGSYFISLAAGLDVAAHEMTHGVTTHSAGLRYRNQSGALNESYSDIFGALIDSDDWEMGEDIMGADQKAIGRDALRSLSNPNRFPVKADYAPYGDGSGMYPKNMSQFYNLPLSLDSGGVHVNSSIWNHGAYLIAQEIGQQKLGKIYYHTLTNYLTPDSNFRDARIATIHSAKELYGENSFEVQAVIRGLDAIGITE encoded by the coding sequence GTGAAAAAAGCTGTACTGGCACCTGTTCTGGTCACCGCATTGCTGTTGGGAACATCGCTGGTTCCGTCCACGGACGCAACGGCGGCAAAAGATGAGTCGCTGGCGCAATTTAACGCCAAATCGAGCGGCGCGCTGAAAGTGGTCTACAACAAGAAAGGCGCACCGGAGTTTGTCACCGGCGTGCTGTCAAATCAAGGCGGACAGGATGCGAGAGCGGCTGTCGATTTCCTGGATCAACATAAAGCGTTCTTCAAGATGAAGAATCCCAAGTCTGACCTGAAAGCTTTGAAAGCGGAAACGGACAGCCTCGGCATGACGCACATCCGCCTGCAGCAGATGAAAAACGGGCTGCCGGTGGAAAATGCGATCACGATCGTGCACATCGATACTGCGGGCGCAGTGCGCACCGTCAACGGCGACTTCAACACGGATGTCGATGCGCTCAACCTCGACACCACGCCGCTTGTGAGCGCGGATCAGGCGATCCAGTCCGCCGTCGCGGCGGTCGATGCGCCGCAGCTGCTGGAGTCAGACCCGACCTCTGAGCTGGTCGTCTACCCGTTTGAAGGCCAGACGTATGTCGCCCACAAAGTGAACGTCCATTTCCTCGGTGAGCACCCGGGCAACTGGTCGGTCTATGTCGATGCGAAGTCGGGGCAGGTGATCGATCAGTTTAACTCGATCATGGATCTGGATCTGCACAAACAGCTCGACTTGAAACCGGCCTCCGCTTCCGGCATCGGTGTGAACGGGGCACATCGCACGCTGAGCGTTTCGCACAACAATCCGGGCAAGGGCGGCACGATGTTTTACCTCGCCGACTACTCGATCAAAGGGATGGACGGCATCCTGACGTACGATTTCAAGAACCAATGGCGTTCGACGACCGTTCGTTTGCCGGGCGAGCTGTTCACTTCGCGAAATGCGTCCTTCCACAGCGACTATGAGCGCGCGGCGGTCGATGCGCACCACAGCTCGAAGATCGTCTATGACTACTACCTCAATGAGCACAACCGCAACTCGATCGACGGGAAAGGCATGGCGATCATCTCGACCGTGCATTACGGCGAGCAATACAACAACGCCTTCTGGGACGGTGCTCAGATGACCTATGGCGACGGGGACGGCTCCTACTTCATCTCCTTGGCGGCCGGCCTTGACGTGGCGGCGCATGAGATGACGCACGGCGTGACCACGCACTCGGCGGGCCTGCGCTATCGCAACCAGTCCGGCGCCTTGAATGAGTCGTACTCCGACATCTTCGGCGCGCTGATCGACTCGGACGACTGGGAGATGGGCGAAGACATCATGGGCGCCGATCAAAAGGCGATCGGCCGCGATGCGCTGCGCTCGCTGTCCAACCCCAACCGCTTTCCGGTCAAAGCGGATTACGCGCCGTACGGTGACGGCAGCGGCATGTACCCGAAAAACATGAGCCAGTTCTACAACCTCCCGCTCAGCCTCGACAGCGGCGGCGTGCATGTCAACTCTTCGATCTGGAACCACGGCGCCTACCTGATCGCGCAGGAGATCGGCCAGCAGAAGCTCGGCAAGATCTATTACCACACGCTGACCAACTACTTGACGCCCGACTCCAACTTCCGCGACGCGCGCATCGCGACGATCCATTCTGCCAAAGAGCTGTACGGAGAGAACAGCTTCGAAGTGCAGGCGGTCATCCGCGGCCTCGATGCGATCGGCATCACCGAGTGA
- a CDS encoding SCO family protein, whose amino-acid sequence MNKRFRYTAWGLLTAASLLLTACGGQSAEQAEHGEHANHQDHEQSSGELAPIMQIKDFTLTNTNHQQVSIEKDLTGKAKLVYFFFANCPDVCPVSHARMANIMQSLEENGLKKADVQFISITVDPENDTPDKLAEYMKQYQADPNEWAFLTGSEEELAAVRDQFGVLAEKHSSHDISHNDRIFLLDAKNQVMNSYNMSDGVTNDVILNDMKKLTTM is encoded by the coding sequence ATGAACAAACGTTTTCGTTACACCGCTTGGGGCCTGCTGACGGCAGCGTCGCTTTTGCTGACCGCCTGCGGTGGACAAAGTGCGGAACAGGCGGAGCATGGCGAGCATGCGAATCACCAAGATCACGAGCAGTCTTCGGGCGAACTGGCACCGATTATGCAAATAAAAGATTTTACGTTAACCAACACGAATCACCAGCAGGTGTCGATCGAAAAAGATCTGACCGGTAAGGCGAAGCTGGTCTACTTCTTCTTCGCCAACTGCCCGGATGTGTGCCCGGTGTCGCATGCGCGGATGGCGAATATCATGCAGTCGCTGGAGGAGAACGGGCTGAAGAAAGCGGACGTGCAGTTCATTTCGATCACCGTCGACCCGGAAAATGACACCCCGGACAAGCTCGCCGAATACATGAAGCAGTACCAGGCAGATCCGAACGAATGGGCGTTCCTGACCGGCTCGGAGGAAGAGCTGGCGGCGGTGCGCGACCAGTTCGGCGTGCTGGCCGAGAAGCACAGCAGCCATGACATCTCCCACAACGACCGCATCTTCCTGCTCGATGCGAAGAACCAAGTGATGAACTCTTACAATATGAGCGATGGCGTCACCAATGATGTGATCCTGAACGACATGAAAAAGCTGACCACCATGTAG
- a CDS encoding MerR family transcriptional regulator has product MNDEIRRNLALFPIGIVQKLTDLTARQIRYYEQHQLVRPARTEGNQRLFSFNDVERLLEIKRLIDQGLNIAGIKTVLGTAKTVSDLLPDHKREQAEQIAQEVKRDLSDRELRDMLKKEMLRRPAMPGNNPFNAGDLSRFFH; this is encoded by the coding sequence ATGAATGATGAAATCAGACGCAATCTCGCCCTTTTCCCGATCGGCATCGTCCAGAAGCTGACCGACCTGACCGCCCGGCAAATCCGCTACTATGAGCAGCATCAGCTGGTCCGGCCGGCACGCACCGAAGGGAATCAGCGCCTGTTTTCCTTCAATGACGTGGAACGCTTGCTTGAGATCAAGCGGCTGATCGATCAAGGGTTGAACATTGCCGGCATCAAGACGGTGCTGGGAACTGCCAAGACTGTTTCCGATCTGCTGCCTGACCACAAGCGGGAACAGGCGGAGCAGATCGCACAGGAAGTCAAACGCGATCTGTCCGACCGCGAACTTCGAGACATGTTGAAAAAGGAAATGCTGCGCCGTCCGGCGATGCCGGGGAACAACCCGTTTAACGCCGGCGACCTGTCGCGGTTTTTCCATTAA
- the lexA gene encoding transcriptional repressor LexA, with product MIKLSKRQQEIMDFIKREVKDKGYPPSVREIGEAVGLASSSTVHGHLARLEQKGLIRRDPTKPRAIEVLDEEGASDSRFEYSTVMAPIVGRVTAGMPITAIENVEDYFPLPTRFVGDNNVFLLNVVGESMIDAGIYDGDLVIVRQQSTAHNGEIVVAMTEDDEATVKRFYREADHIRLQPENPTMDAMRYRNVTILGKVIGVFREIM from the coding sequence ATGATCAAGCTGTCCAAGCGGCAACAGGAAATCATGGATTTTATCAAACGAGAAGTCAAAGACAAGGGGTATCCGCCATCGGTGCGTGAGATCGGAGAAGCGGTCGGCCTTGCATCCAGTTCCACCGTCCACGGCCACCTGGCCCGCTTGGAGCAGAAGGGTCTGATCCGCCGCGACCCGACCAAGCCGCGCGCCATCGAGGTGCTCGATGAAGAGGGAGCGTCCGATTCCCGCTTTGAATACTCGACCGTGATGGCGCCGATCGTCGGCCGCGTCACGGCGGGGATGCCGATCACCGCGATCGAAAATGTGGAAGACTACTTCCCGCTGCCGACCCGCTTTGTCGGTGATAACAACGTCTTCCTGCTCAACGTCGTCGGCGAATCGATGATCGATGCCGGCATCTACGACGGCGACCTCGTCATCGTCCGCCAGCAGTCCACCGCCCACAACGGCGAGATTGTCGTCGCGATGACCGAAGACGACGAAGCGACCGTCAAGCGCTTCTATCGCGAGGCCGACCACATCCGCTTGCAGCCGGAGAATCCGACCATGGACGCGATGCGCTACCGCAATGTCACCATCCTTGGCAAAGTGATCGGCGTTTTCCGCGAGATCATGTAA